The following coding sequences are from one Candidatus Hydrogenedentota bacterium window:
- a CDS encoding serine hydrolase, which yields MSSFRQGCVIALIVSGAMTTPAHSEAVWPDDQWAQRDPADAGLDPAVLQDVATYLGGRGCVVRAGYLVYAWGDVAKRGDVASAVKPWFSTLLFLAVESGRLESLDTPMASFEPRLTEINPDLDHKDRGITFRHAANQTSCYGVREKPGAAFDYNDWQMALFSSTLIEKIYGATWDTADRVVLGPLLADILECEDAPTLIAFGPEGRRGRLGISPRDFARFGLLYLRGGAWRGQPVLTPEHARMAVSSPLPPDLPRTSGELAEMIPGQTSLGSERIPDNQTDHFGSYSWLWWVNGVDRDGKRMWPDAPLDVFCALGHKNGQRGIAVIPSLDLVLSWNDTTLGDRPEQPHPLNAVFRMLGRAAQ from the coding sequence ATGTCATCTTTTCGCCAAGGTTGCGTTATTGCCCTCATCGTCTCGGGCGCCATGACCACGCCGGCGCATTCAGAGGCCGTGTGGCCGGACGACCAATGGGCACAGCGTGACCCCGCGGACGCCGGACTCGACCCCGCCGTGCTGCAGGACGTTGCCACCTACCTGGGCGGACGGGGCTGCGTGGTTCGCGCGGGCTACCTGGTCTATGCGTGGGGGGATGTCGCGAAACGGGGCGATGTAGCTTCCGCTGTAAAGCCCTGGTTCAGCACCCTGTTGTTTCTCGCGGTGGAATCCGGCCGCCTGGAAAGCCTCGACACGCCGATGGCCAGCTTCGAGCCCCGGCTGACTGAAATCAATCCCGACCTGGACCACAAAGATCGGGGAATCACGTTTCGTCACGCCGCCAATCAAACCTCGTGTTATGGCGTGCGTGAAAAACCCGGCGCCGCCTTCGACTACAACGACTGGCAGATGGCCCTCTTCTCCAGCACCCTCATCGAAAAGATCTACGGCGCGACCTGGGACACCGCCGATCGTGTGGTATTGGGTCCGCTGTTGGCGGATATCCTGGAATGTGAAGACGCCCCCACCTTAATCGCCTTCGGACCCGAGGGGCGACGCGGTCGTCTCGGCATATCGCCCCGGGATTTCGCGCGCTTCGGATTACTCTACCTTCGGGGCGGGGCATGGCGTGGCCAGCCGGTGCTCACGCCCGAACATGCGCGGATGGCGGTTTCGAGCCCACTGCCGCCCGATTTGCCGCGGACGTCCGGGGAGTTGGCCGAGATGATCCCCGGCCAGACGAGCCTGGGCTCGGAGCGCATTCCCGACAACCAGACCGATCATTTCGGCAGCTACAGTTGGCTCTGGTGGGTCAATGGCGTCGACCGCGATGGAAAGCGGATGTGGCCGGATGCGCCCTTGGATGTGTTCTGTGCGCTGGGCCACAAGAATGGCCAACGGGGCATCGCGGTGATTCCCAGCCTCGATCTGGTGCTTTCGTGGAACGACACGACCCTGGGTGATCGTCCGGAGCAACCGCACCCCCTGAATGCCGTATTCCGGATGCTGGGAAGGGCGGCGCAATAG
- a CDS encoding glycerate kinase — protein sequence MRVVIAPDSFKECLSARGVAEALRQGWLEGMPGAEIVCLPMADGGEGTVDAVIEAAGGERMLDRVTGPLGDPADAGWGLIQGGHVAVMEMAAASGLALLPADRRDPCKTSTRGVGELMVRALDSGVSDIIIGVGGSATNDGGAGLAQALGYRLLNKRGEELGPGGARLVQLDRIDASGRHPRLDEVNIYVACDVNNPLCGPEGASAVYGPQKGASPEDVLILDHALEHFARIVERDLGVSIAEVPGAGAAGGLAGGLMAFAGATLERGLELIGTLCGLPQAIARADLVITGEGSLDGQSAFGKTPAGIAQLTAPYGVPVIAVGGQVAGGAEALYACGVTALFPICRGPQTLAEARANVESNLRFTGRQIARLWGAATPPGP from the coding sequence ATGCGCGTTGTGATAGCGCCCGACTCGTTCAAGGAATGCCTCAGCGCGCGGGGCGTGGCCGAGGCGTTGCGCCAGGGCTGGCTGGAGGGGATGCCCGGCGCGGAGATCGTCTGCCTGCCCATGGCCGATGGCGGGGAGGGCACGGTGGACGCGGTGATCGAGGCGGCGGGCGGCGAGCGCATGCTGGATCGGGTGACGGGCCCCCTGGGCGACCCGGCGGATGCCGGTTGGGGGCTCATTCAGGGCGGCCACGTGGCGGTGATGGAAATGGCGGCGGCCTCGGGGCTGGCGCTGCTCCCGGCGGACCGGCGGGATCCCTGCAAGACCTCCACCCGGGGCGTTGGCGAACTGATGGTTCGCGCGCTGGATTCGGGGGTCTCCGACATTATCATCGGGGTTGGCGGGAGCGCCACGAATGACGGGGGCGCGGGCCTGGCGCAGGCGCTCGGGTACCGGCTGCTGAACAAGCGCGGCGAGGAACTCGGGCCCGGGGGCGCGCGGCTGGTGCAACTTGACCGCATCGACGCCTCCGGACGCCACCCGCGGCTGGATGAGGTGAATATATACGTCGCGTGCGACGTGAACAATCCGCTGTGCGGTCCGGAAGGGGCGAGCGCGGTGTACGGCCCGCAGAAGGGCGCCTCTCCGGAAGATGTACTCATCCTCGATCATGCGCTGGAGCATTTCGCGCGGATTGTGGAGCGGGATCTGGGCGTCTCGATTGCGGAGGTTCCGGGGGCGGGGGCGGCGGGCGGCCTGGCGGGGGGGCTGATGGCCTTTGCCGGGGCGACGCTTGAGCGGGGGCTCGAACTTATCGGCACACTTTGCGGGCTGCCGCAGGCCATTGCGCGGGCAGATCTGGTGATTACGGGCGAGGGCAGCCTTGACGGCCAGAGCGCTTTCGGCAAGACGCCGGCCGGCATCGCGCAGCTCACGGCGCCCTACGGCGTGCCCGTTATCGCGGTGGGCGGCCAGGTCGCCGGTGGCGCGGAGGCCTTGTACGCGTGCGGGGTAACGGCGCTATTTCCGATCTGCCGCGGGCCGCAGACCCTGGCGGAGGCGCGCGCGAACGTGGAATCCAACCTGCGATTCACCGGACGCCAGATCGCGCGACTGTGGGGCGCGGCAACGCCGCCCGGGCCGTGA
- a CDS encoding sulfatase, giving the protein MPITPQRFICVALVIASVPLASLCADAQDRDRPNIVYVFSDEHRYQSMGHTEMPEVKTPVMDRMAAEGFSFTQCVSNYPVCSPYRAIAMSGRWPYQTGVIDNGLPLSPAEMTVGKAFQAAGYRTGYIGKWHLGGTRAEPFGFDRSLIWEGINTHYDKGVYFPAAGEPVQPKGYNATLMTDQAIDFIRENRERPFFLMLSINPPHADFTDAPPEKRALYPEGSLPFRPNFAPSDAEAGSIFASNGSPFYEGYHAHISAVDDELGRLLDTLESEGIAEDTIVIYTSDHGSMHGSHAVGSKRQPYEESLRIPMIVYGPGRIPGGAASPALIGAIDMAPTLCGLAGIEPPAAFVGGDYSGVLRGEAPPARDAQFIMHIAKENASHGNNHPAPIFRGVRTARYTYAVGPEGPFCLFDNQLDPYQMNNLIADREYAALREELEGRLRGWLREAEDPFTPPAVP; this is encoded by the coding sequence ATGCCCATCACGCCACAACGTTTCATTTGTGTCGCTCTTGTCATTGCGTCAGTGCCCCTGGCGAGCCTATGTGCGGATGCTCAGGATCGCGATCGCCCCAACATCGTCTATGTGTTCTCCGACGAGCATCGCTACCAGTCGATGGGGCACACCGAAATGCCGGAGGTGAAAACGCCGGTCATGGACCGGATGGCCGCAGAGGGTTTTTCCTTCACGCAGTGTGTCAGCAACTATCCGGTATGCTCGCCGTACCGCGCGATCGCCATGTCGGGCCGCTGGCCGTATCAGACCGGGGTGATCGACAATGGGCTGCCCCTTTCTCCGGCGGAAATGACGGTCGGGAAGGCCTTTCAGGCGGCGGGCTACCGCACGGGGTACATTGGCAAGTGGCATCTGGGGGGTACGCGCGCGGAGCCGTTCGGCTTCGATCGTTCGTTGATCTGGGAGGGCATCAATACCCACTACGATAAGGGGGTGTACTTTCCGGCGGCGGGGGAACCCGTCCAGCCGAAGGGCTACAACGCCACGCTGATGACGGATCAGGCCATTGACTTCATCCGCGAGAACCGGGAGCGGCCCTTTTTTCTGATGCTCTCGATCAATCCGCCGCATGCGGACTTCACGGACGCGCCGCCGGAGAAGCGGGCGCTTTACCCCGAGGGTTCGCTGCCGTTCCGGCCGAATTTCGCGCCCTCCGACGCCGAGGCGGGGTCGATATTCGCGAGCAACGGATCCCCCTTCTACGAGGGGTATCACGCGCACATCAGCGCGGTCGACGACGAGCTGGGCCGGTTGCTGGACACGCTGGAGTCGGAGGGCATCGCGGAGGACACCATTGTCATTTATACGTCCGATCACGGCAGCATGCACGGATCGCATGCGGTGGGCAGCAAGCGCCAGCCTTACGAGGAATCGCTTCGTATCCCGATGATAGTTTACGGGCCGGGGCGCATTCCCGGGGGCGCCGCCAGCCCGGCGCTGATTGGCGCGATCGACATGGCTCCGACCCTGTGCGGGCTTGCGGGGATCGAGCCGCCCGCCGCGTTCGTGGGCGGGGATTACAGCGGCGTACTTCGGGGCGAGGCGCCGCCGGCGCGGGATGCGCAGTTCATCATGCACATTGCGAAGGAGAATGCCTCGCACGGCAACAACCACCCGGCGCCGATTTTCCGCGGCGTACGCACGGCGCGCTACACCTACGCGGTTGGACCGGAGGGGCCGTTCTGCCTTTTCGACAACCAGCTCGACCCCTACCAGATGAACAATCTGATCGCGGACCGGGAGTACGCCGCGCTTCGGGAGGAACTCGAGGGGCGGCTGCGCGGCTGGCTTCGGGAGGCGGAGGACCCGTTCACGCCGCCCGCGGTTCCGTAG
- a CDS encoding calcineurin-like phosphoesterase family protein, with translation MRLIHFYIAAALFIGPAAAETARGIVYLDNNGNGVRDAGEAGLPGVSVSNGRDVTATGADGRWELPITAPGYVFVVKPSGYQFPVDEAQITRHFYLHHPAGSPELDAPGIPASGPLPESIDFALYPHPEDAPFNALIFGDTQARGLREVNFITRDVVEECIGTDAVFGVSLGDIVADDPGLFAEISQSIAQIGIPWYNVMGNHDNNRKARNHEESDDTFERHFGPSTYAFEYGEVAFIALNNIYFPPGEGRYLPSFTDAQLEFVENYLARVPREKLVVLLMHVPIVRCGKRDEMLALIADRPHTLSIAGHTHVQFHLFLDESMGWTGPAPHHHFVSATVSGSWWCGSFDERGIPHATMNDGAPNGYSYITFDGPKYAIRFKAASRPADYQMNIYLSDDVLESALAETEVLVNVFAGSQRNRVQMRAGSDGEWIPLEYTIAPDPECQRMHEQSPYLDLEHEGRKLDTVFGWKMDPPSPSRHMWKGSLPAGLAPGTHTLTVRSTDMFGQVDEARRVFRVRDAASMPRE, from the coding sequence ATGCGCCTCATCCACTTCTATATCGCCGCCGCCCTGTTTATCGGACCCGCCGCCGCCGAAACCGCGCGGGGCATTGTCTACCTGGACAACAACGGCAATGGGGTCCGGGACGCGGGCGAGGCGGGCCTCCCGGGCGTTTCCGTCTCGAACGGCCGGGACGTAACCGCGACGGGCGCGGACGGCCGATGGGAACTTCCCATCACGGCGCCCGGTTACGTTTTCGTGGTCAAACCATCTGGCTACCAGTTTCCCGTGGATGAGGCGCAGATTACCCGGCACTTCTACCTGCACCACCCGGCGGGATCGCCCGAGCTGGACGCCCCCGGCATACCGGCGAGCGGGCCGCTGCCGGAATCCATCGATTTCGCCCTGTACCCGCACCCCGAGGACGCGCCGTTCAATGCCCTGATCTTCGGCGATACCCAGGCCCGCGGCCTGCGCGAAGTAAACTTCATCACGCGCGACGTCGTGGAGGAGTGCATTGGAACGGACGCCGTCTTTGGCGTCTCCCTGGGGGATATTGTGGCGGACGATCCGGGCCTGTTCGCGGAAATCAGCCAGAGCATCGCGCAGATCGGGATTCCCTGGTACAACGTGATGGGCAATCACGACAACAACCGCAAGGCGCGCAACCACGAAGAGTCGGACGACACCTTCGAGCGACACTTTGGCCCGAGCACGTATGCCTTTGAATACGGGGAGGTGGCGTTTATCGCGCTCAACAATATCTACTTCCCACCGGGCGAAGGGCGCTACCTGCCCTCCTTCACGGACGCGCAACTGGAGTTCGTGGAGAATTATCTCGCCCGCGTGCCCCGGGAAAAGCTGGTGGTGTTGCTCATGCACGTGCCGATCGTCCGCTGCGGCAAGCGCGATGAGATGCTTGCGCTGATCGCGGACCGGCCCCACACGCTCAGCATCGCCGGCCACACGCACGTGCAGTTCCACCTTTTCCTGGACGAGTCGATGGGCTGGACGGGGCCGGCGCCGCACCACCATTTCGTGAGCGCGACCGTTTCCGGCAGCTGGTGGTGCGGGAGCTTTGACGAGCGCGGCATCCCCCACGCCACGATGAACGACGGCGCGCCAAACGGCTATTCGTATATCACCTTTGATGGCCCGAAGTACGCGATCAGGTTCAAGGCGGCCTCAAGACCGGCGGATTACCAGATGAATATTTATCTTTCAGACGATGTTCTGGAGAGTGCGCTGGCCGAGACCGAAGTGCTGGTGAACGTGTTCGCCGGATCCCAGCGGAACCGGGTGCAAATGCGCGCGGGGAGCGATGGCGAATGGATTCCATTGGAGTACACGATCGCGCCCGATCCCGAATGTCAGCGCATGCACGAGCAGAGCCCCTACCTCGACCTGGAGCACGAAGGCCGCAAGCTGGACACGGTCTTCGGCTGGAAAATGGACCCGCCAAGCCCTTCGCGGCACATGTGGAAGGGATCGCTGCCGGCTGGGCTCGCCCCGGGCACGCACACGCTCACGGTGCGCTCGACGGATATGTTCGGGCAGGTTGACGAAGCCCGGCGCGTCTTTCGCGTGCGGGACGCGGCGTCCATGCCGCGGGAATAG
- a CDS encoding metallophosphoesterase, with amino-acid sequence MAVSRRAFMGISALAALSGCARVKQSRIGRLAPALEFGGDGVAKFAAIGDLHLTGARSTGLVGRAVNRINNEPGVDFVVVLGDLTENGALSQMNLARQALDRLRMPVYALPGEHDLGSGTEDPYAFYTRTFGKSQWRQNLEGWAFIGLDTCDGASGTPETPASRLEWLQNQLSHMDKKKPITLFTHHPLEPGIPFGRPANADDILALFAAHNLRICASGHYHGNRAEEHNGILFTSTAAGGSNAKNDDGTDEKGFRLFTLKGAEIQHEFIAVT; translated from the coding sequence ATGGCCGTATCACGAAGGGCGTTCATGGGTATTTCGGCGCTGGCCGCGCTCTCGGGCTGCGCGCGGGTGAAACAGAGCCGGATCGGGCGGCTGGCGCCCGCACTCGAATTTGGCGGCGACGGCGTCGCGAAGTTCGCGGCGATCGGCGATCTCCACCTGACCGGCGCGCGCAGCACCGGCCTCGTCGGGCGCGCCGTGAACCGCATCAACAACGAACCCGGCGTCGATTTCGTCGTGGTGCTCGGCGACCTCACCGAGAACGGCGCGCTTTCCCAGATGAACCTGGCACGGCAGGCCCTCGACCGGCTCCGGATGCCCGTCTACGCACTGCCCGGTGAACACGACCTCGGCAGCGGCACGGAAGATCCATACGCCTTCTACACGCGGACCTTTGGCAAGTCCCAGTGGCGCCAGAACCTCGAGGGCTGGGCCTTTATCGGACTGGACACCTGCGATGGCGCCTCCGGCACCCCGGAAACGCCCGCCAGCCGCCTGGAATGGCTCCAGAATCAACTGAGCCACATGGACAAAAAGAAGCCGATCACCCTCTTCACCCACCACCCCCTCGAGCCCGGAATTCCATTCGGGCGCCCCGCCAACGCCGATGATATCCTCGCCCTCTTCGCCGCGCACAACCTTCGCATCTGCGCCTCGGGCCATTACCACGGCAACCGCGCCGAGGAGCACAACGGCATCCTATTCACCTCCACCGCCGCCGGCGGATCCAACGCGAAAAACGACGACGGCACGGACGAAAAAGGCTTCCGCCTCTTCACACTGAAAGGCGCCGAAATCCAGCACGAATTCATCGCCGTGACCTGA
- a CDS encoding PTS sugar transporter subunit IIA, whose translation MRLVDLIGPESILPALRAARKADVIREIAGHMAGVLGGPGEAAIAEALIAREALGTTAIGEGVAVPHAKLGSLNTIAACLARSRRGVDFGAADNLPVHFFFVVLSPQVSAGEHLKLLARFSQIFKDPEFRGRLLLEETAEAIYQRVAERDGR comes from the coding sequence ATGCGCCTCGTAGACCTCATCGGCCCGGAGTCCATTCTGCCGGCGCTCCGCGCCGCCCGCAAGGCGGACGTGATTCGGGAAATCGCGGGGCACATGGCGGGCGTGTTGGGGGGGCCTGGCGAAGCCGCGATCGCCGAAGCGCTGATCGCTCGGGAAGCGCTGGGCACAACGGCGATTGGGGAGGGCGTTGCGGTTCCGCACGCGAAACTTGGCTCGCTGAACACTATCGCGGCCTGCCTCGCGCGATCGCGCCGGGGTGTGGACTTTGGGGCGGCGGATAATCTGCCCGTTCATTTTTTCTTCGTTGTGCTTTCGCCCCAGGTATCGGCGGGCGAGCATCTCAAGCTCCTCGCGCGCTTCAGCCAGATCTTCAAGGATCCGGAATTCCGTGGGCGGCTCCTTCTGGAAGAGACGGCCGAGGCAATCTATCAACGCGTCGCCGAGCGGGACGGGCGCTGA
- a CDS encoding efflux RND transporter periplasmic adaptor subunit, with product MGWILYNGYWRATEITDAGREAPPAPVEVAPIARGPIVFRRTFSGTLEATSAFIVAPKISGRVKRIAADLADPVDRGQTVVELDDQEYVQAVSQSRADLAVAKATLAEAQSTLEIANRELGRVETLRTRGVASESQLDAAKTAQLAAQARLEVARAQLQRAEASLEAARIRLDYTIVTAEWSGGSDRRVVAERFIDAGDTVSANAPLLSIVELSPITGTIFVTERDYARIAVNQEATLQTDAFPGEQFAARVARISPIFRQESRQARVELLVENPDARLKPGLFIRVTIELARETDATIVPEAALTSRADVDGVFIVEEEGPSVVWRPVTVGLREGDRVQVAGEGLQGRVVTLGQQLLDDGSAIIIPADEDEAGSAAV from the coding sequence ATCGGCTGGATACTTTACAATGGTTACTGGCGCGCAACGGAAATCACCGATGCCGGGCGCGAGGCCCCGCCTGCACCGGTAGAAGTCGCCCCCATCGCGCGCGGGCCCATCGTATTCCGGAGGACCTTCAGTGGAACCCTCGAAGCGACCTCCGCCTTCATCGTGGCCCCGAAAATCAGCGGCAGGGTGAAACGTATCGCCGCCGATCTGGCCGATCCCGTCGATCGCGGCCAAACCGTGGTCGAACTGGACGACCAGGAATACGTACAAGCCGTCTCGCAATCCCGGGCCGACCTGGCCGTCGCAAAAGCTACCCTCGCCGAGGCGCAGAGCACCCTCGAAATCGCAAATCGCGAACTGGGCCGCGTCGAGACGCTCCGGACACGCGGGGTGGCCTCCGAATCACAACTTGACGCCGCAAAGACCGCGCAACTCGCCGCCCAGGCCCGGCTGGAGGTGGCGCGCGCCCAATTGCAGCGCGCCGAGGCTTCCCTCGAAGCCGCCCGTATCCGCCTGGACTACACCATCGTCACCGCGGAGTGGAGCGGCGGCAGCGATCGCCGTGTCGTTGCGGAGCGCTTTATTGACGCGGGCGATACAGTATCGGCGAACGCGCCGCTCCTCTCCATCGTGGAGCTCTCTCCAATTACCGGCACTATCTTCGTGACTGAGCGTGACTACGCCCGGATAGCGGTGAATCAGGAAGCCACACTCCAGACCGACGCGTTTCCCGGTGAACAGTTCGCGGCCCGCGTGGCCCGGATCTCGCCCATTTTCCGCCAGGAATCGCGGCAGGCCCGCGTCGAACTACTGGTCGAAAACCCGGACGCGCGGCTCAAACCGGGCCTGTTCATTCGAGTCACCATCGAGCTGGCCCGCGAAACCGACGCCACCATCGTGCCCGAAGCAGCCCTCACCTCCCGCGCCGATGTCGATGGCGTGTTTATCGTCGAAGAGGAAGGCCCGTCCGTCGTGTGGCGTCCCGTCACCGTGGGCCTCCGGGAGGGCGACCGCGTCCAGGTCGCCGGCGAAGGCCTCCAGGGGCGCGTCGTAACCCTCGGCCAGCAACTCCTGGACGACGGCTCCGCGATTATCATACCGGCGGACGAAGACGAGGCGGGGAGCGCCGCCGTATGA